The genome window GTCAGGCGGTGTAGGAGGCGCGGATGGCGCCCACCGGGACGCCGTTGCCGAGGACCGCGAGGTCCAGCTTCGGGGCGACGGCGTCCACCGCCGCGCGCTCGACGGCGCCGGCGTCGGCCAGCAGCGACAGCGCGACGATGCTCGCGGCGCGCAGGCTGCCGTCGAGCACCTTGAGGCTGACGGTCGTGCCGTCGGGCGCGGCCATCACCATGACGCCCTCGGCGCCGAGCTTGGCGAGGATCCCGAGCTCGTCGATGACGACGGTGTTGGCGCGGCCGGGCCCGTCGATGGCCCAGCCGTTGGCGAGCACGGCCGTGCGCAGCACGGCGGCGTTCCGGAAGAGCGCGAAGGGCGAGCCCTCCGACGCCGTCCCGATCCGCTGGATGCCGCGGGCGAGCGCCAGCAGCGACATCGCGTGCACCGGAGCGCCGCAGCCGTCGACGCCGGTCGCGACGACCTTCTCGCCGGTCAGCCGCTCCGTCGTGTCGCGGATGTGCTGCTGCAGCGGGTGCTGCGGGCTGAGGTAGCTCTCCAGCGGCCAGTGGTTGACCTGGCAGGCGAGCAGCATCGCGGCATGCTTGCCCGAGCAGTTCATGAACACCGGGCTGCGCTGCGATCCCTCGCGGATGGCGTTCTCGCGGGCGGTGCCGTCGAGCGGCCAGTCGGCGGGGCAGTGCAGCGCGTCCTCGGTCAGCTGGGCCTGCGCGAGCAGCCCGCGGACCACCGAGACGTGCGCCGGGGTGCCCGCGTGGCTAGCGGTCGCCAGGACGGCGTTCGCGCCCTCCAGCGTCACACCCGCGCCCATGACGGCGACCGCCTGGAACGGCTTCAGCGACGAGCGCGGGAAGACCGGCTTCTCCGGCGCGCCGAGCGACAGGACCACGTCGCCCTCGGGGCCGAGGACGACGGCCGAGCCCGCGTGGCGGGACTCGACGAAGCCGCTGCGCTCGACGACCGCGAGCTCCACGGCCTCCGCGGTTCCGAAGACCTCCGGCGTCACAGCGCGGCGAAGGCGTCGTCGAGGACGGAGACGGCGTCCGCGATGAGGGCGTCGCTCACGGCCAGACTCGGCAGGAAGCGCAGGACGTTGCCCCAGGTCCCCGCGTTGAGGAACAGGATGCCGCGCTGGGCCGCGTAGGCGATGATCGCGTTGACGGCCTCCGGGTTCGGGACCTTCGTGGTGTCGCCGGTGCCCGGCTGGACCAGCTCGATCGCCACCATCGCGCCGATGCCGCGCACGTCGCCGATGATGTCGTGCTTCTGCTGGAGCTGCTCCAGCGCCGGCTTGAGGGACTTCTCGATGCGCGCGCCGTGGGCGAGCAGGTCGCCCTTCTCGATCTGCTCGAAGACCGCGATCGCGGCCGCCGCGGCGACCGGGTTGCCGCCGAAGGTGCCGCCGAGGCCGCCGGGCTGGGCGGAGTCCATGATCTCGGCGCGGCCGGTGACCGCGGCGAGCGGGAGGCCGCCCGCGATGCCCTTGGCGCTGAGCACCAGGTCGGGGACGAGGCCGAAGTGCTCGCTGGCGAAGAACGCGCCGGTGCGCGCCATGCCGCTCTGGATCTCGTCGGCGATGAACACGACGCCGTTGGCGGTGCACCACTCCTGCAGCGCGGCCAGGTAGCCCTCGGCGGGAACGACGAAGCCGCCCTCGCCCTGGATCGGCTCGGCGACGAGGCAGGCCAGGTCGGACGCGCCGACGACCTTCTCGAGGTAGGCGATGGTGCGCGCGGCCGCCTCGGCGCCGCTGAGGCCGTCGCGGTAGGGGTAGGAGTTGGGCGCGTGGTAGACGTCGCCGGCGAACGGACCGAAGCCGGTCGCATACGGCATGGCCTTGTAGTTCATGGCCATCGTCAGGTTGGTGCGGCCGTGGTAGGCGTGGTCGAGCACGGCGACAGCGCGGCGGCCGGTGTGCTTGCGGGCGATCTTCACGCCGTTCTCGACCGCCTCCGCGCCGGAGTTGACCAGCACGGTCTTCTTGGCGTGGTCGCCGGGTGTGTGGGCGGCGAGCAGCTCGGCGACGCGCACGTACTCCTCGTAGGGCGTGATGGTGAAGAGCGTGTGGATGACGTCCTGCAGCTGGTCGGCGGCGGCCGCGACGACCGCGGTCTCGGTGTGGCCGACCGTGGTCACGCCGATGCCCGCGCCGAAGTCGACGAACTGGTTGCCGTCGACGTCGACCAGGATGGCGCCGTTGGCGCGGGCGATGTAGACGGGGAGAGCCGAGGAGACGCCGGTCGGCACGACGGCGAGCCGGCGCTGGTGCAGCTCCTGAGACTTCGGGCCGGGGACGGCGGTGACGATGCGGCGTTCTTGCTCCACGGTGAACGTGGGCGTGCTCAGGGTGTCAGTCATGATGCTGGCCAGTTTAGCCGCCGGTGCGAGAATCGATCCATGAAGCTCGAGCACCGCTATGCGATCGACCTGCAGTGGACCGGCAACCGAGGCGAGGGGACCAGCGGCTACAAGGCCTACGGGCGCGACCACACCGTGAGCACGGAGGGCAAGCACCCGATCGAGGGCTCCGCGGACCGCGCCTTCTTCGGCGACACGGACCGCTGGAACCCGGAGGAGCTGCTGCTCGCCGCGCTCAGCCAGTGCCACATGCTGAGCTACCTCGCCGAGGCGGCCCGGTCCGGCCTCGTCGTCGTGGGCTACACCGACGCCGCCACGGGCGTCATGGAGCAGACCAACGACGGCGGCGGCCACTTCACGAGTGCGACGCTGCGGCCGAAGGTCACCATCGCGGACCCGGCGCAGGCCGAGCTCGCGGCCTCCCTGCACGCACCGGCGTCGCAGAAGTGCTTCATCGCCGCGAGCGTCAACTTCCCGGTCGGCCACGAGCCGGAGATCCTCACTCTCGCCTGACCCGCACGACATTCGTCACGAATCGCGACACGACCGCATCCCGACATTCGTCACGAATGTCGCGAAATGGCACCTCATTCGCGACATTCGTCACGAATCGCGCACCAGCCGATTCGCGGCATTCGTGCCGAATCGCGTGAATGGGGCGCGTATTCGCGACATTCGTCACGAAGGTGGCGCGGGCGCTAGAGGCGCTCGGGGCGCAGCGCGCGCTTGACGCGCTCGACCGTGTTCGCCGGCGGCGACTCGTTGTACGTCCCGGCGAGCTCCTGGCCGGTGAGGGCGTGGATGGCCGCCATGATCTCGTCGGTCGCCTGGCGGCGGGCGCGCCCGGACTCCGCCGGTCCGTAGTGCGCCACGTCGATCGGCTCGCCGAACGCGATGGTGATCCGGCGGACGCGCGGGAACTTGGCGCCGACCGGTTGGACCTCGTTCGTGCCGATCAGGCCGACGGGGACGACCTTCGCGCCGGTGGTCAGCGCCAGCCAGCCGATGCCGGTGCGACCCTTGTAGAGGCGGCCGTCCAGCGAACGGGTGCCCTCCGGGTAGAGCGCGAACGCCGCGCCGGTGTCGATGATCCGGCGGGACTGCTCCAGCGCCTCCTGGGCCGCCTGGCCCGCCCCGCGCTTGACGCCGACCGCGCCGATCGCGGTGAAGAAGGACCGCGAGACCGCGCCCTTCAACCCGGTGCCCTCGAAGTAGTGCGACTTGGCGAGGAACTGCACCCGCCGCGGGGAGGTCATCGGGATGACCAGCGAGTCGATGAACGACAGGTGGTTGCTGGCCAGGATGATCTTGCCGTGCCGTGGGACGTTACGCGCGCCGATCACGCGCGGGCGGTAGATGA of Leifsonia shinshuensis contains these proteins:
- a CDS encoding OsmC family protein, which translates into the protein MKLEHRYAIDLQWTGNRGEGTSGYKAYGRDHTVSTEGKHPIEGSADRAFFGDTDRWNPEELLLAALSQCHMLSYLAEAARSGLVVVGYTDAATGVMEQTNDGGGHFTSATLRPKVTIADPAQAELAASLHAPASQKCFIAASVNFPVGHEPEILTLA
- a CDS encoding lysophospholipid acyltransferase family protein, translating into MSSTAPDDGNDAGTEVLPRPGLTYFIGRRIVAPLLRLIYRPRVIGARNVPRHGKIILASNHLSFIDSLVIPMTSPRRVQFLAKSHYFEGTGLKGAVSRSFFTAIGAVGVKRGAGQAAQEALEQSRRIIDTGAAFALYPEGTRSLDGRLYKGRTGIGWLALTTGAKVVPVGLIGTNEVQPVGAKFPRVRRITIAFGEPIDVAHYGPAESGRARRQATDEIMAAIHALTGQELAGTYNESPPANTVERVKRALRPERL
- the gabT gene encoding 4-aminobutyrate--2-oxoglutarate transaminase, which translates into the protein MTDTLSTPTFTVEQERRIVTAVPGPKSQELHQRRLAVVPTGVSSALPVYIARANGAILVDVDGNQFVDFGAGIGVTTVGHTETAVVAAAADQLQDVIHTLFTITPYEEYVRVAELLAAHTPGDHAKKTVLVNSGAEAVENGVKIARKHTGRRAVAVLDHAYHGRTNLTMAMNYKAMPYATGFGPFAGDVYHAPNSYPYRDGLSGAEAAARTIAYLEKVVGASDLACLVAEPIQGEGGFVVPAEGYLAALQEWCTANGVVFIADEIQSGMARTGAFFASEHFGLVPDLVLSAKGIAGGLPLAAVTGRAEIMDSAQPGGLGGTFGGNPVAAAAAIAVFEQIEKGDLLAHGARIEKSLKPALEQLQQKHDIIGDVRGIGAMVAIELVQPGTGDTTKVPNPEAVNAIIAYAAQRGILFLNAGTWGNVLRFLPSLAVSDALIADAVSVLDDAFAAL
- a CDS encoding asparaginase — protein: MTPEVFGTAEAVELAVVERSGFVESRHAGSAVVLGPEGDVVLSLGAPEKPVFPRSSLKPFQAVAVMGAGVTLEGANAVLATASHAGTPAHVSVVRGLLAQAQLTEDALHCPADWPLDGTARENAIREGSQRSPVFMNCSGKHAAMLLACQVNHWPLESYLSPQHPLQQHIRDTTERLTGEKVVATGVDGCGAPVHAMSLLALARGIQRIGTASEGSPFALFRNAAVLRTAVLANGWAIDGPGRANTVVIDELGILAKLGAEGVMVMAAPDGTTVSLKVLDGSLRAASIVALSLLADAGAVERAAVDAVAPKLDLAVLGNGVPVGAIRASYTA